A DNA window from Acidimicrobiales bacterium contains the following coding sequences:
- a CDS encoding DUF721 domain-containing protein, which translates to MSEPRPLGSALDRLLGGLGPTTSSLVDLHDRWQEIVGEAVAKHSHPVRFVDGHLVVEVDDPRWATQMRFLESTIVSSASQTLGVGIQKVEVRVSKRQSGR; encoded by the coding sequence ATGAGCGAGCCGCGGCCGCTGGGCTCTGCCCTAGACCGTCTGCTCGGTGGCCTCGGGCCCACCACCTCGAGTTTGGTAGACCTTCACGACCGCTGGCAGGAAATCGTCGGGGAGGCGGTTGCCAAACACTCCCACCCCGTCAGGTTCGTGGACGGACATCTGGTCGTCGAAGTCGACGATCCGCGTTGGGCCACCCAGATGAGATTCCTCGAATCGACTATCGTCTCCTCGGCCTCACAGACGCTCGGGGTTGGCATCCAAAAAGTCGAAGTGCGGGTGTCGAAACGCCAGTCGGGGCGCTGA
- the gyrB gene encoding DNA topoisomerase (ATP-hydrolyzing) subunit B, whose amino-acid sequence MTDVASASYEASNIQVLEGLEAVRKRPGMYIGSTGPTGLHHMVYEVVDNSVDEAMAGHCTTIEVTILPDGRCRVVDDGRGIPVGPHPKYPDKSAAEVVLTVLHAGGKFGGGGYKVSGGLHGVGVSVVNALSSSVVLEVDRDGKRHRQEFRDGGDPVGPMEVVGEAPGGRTGTTVTFAPDPTIFETVEFRAKTLTDRFQMMAFLNAGLRIEFRDEREGQESQISYQYEGGIRDFVRHLNDSKEALFDAVGWYSGSEEGDEVEIAFQWNTGYNLDGIHSFANGINTIEGGMHEEGFRTALTATVNKYARAKNLLKEKDENLQGDDIREGLTAIVSVRLQEPQFEGQTKGKLGNTSMRSLVQKTTNEALADWLEEHPAEAKRMVGKATDARRARLAAQKAKNTIRKSALDGAGLPGKLTDCSSRDPEESELYIVEGDSAGGSAKEARDPRIMAILPIRGKIINVERARIDRMFKNTEVQALISAIGAGVGEYFDADKIRYHKVVLLCDADVDGSHIRTLLLTFFFRQMREMIERGYVYIAQPPLYSTKVGSETVYLKDDPAKNAFLVERPNHKNEFQRLKGLGEMNADQLWDTTMDPDTRTFLRVTMEQAAIADEVFSTLMGDDVERRKEFIQTNARDVRFLDI is encoded by the coding sequence GTGACCGACGTTGCATCAGCTAGCTACGAGGCGAGCAACATCCAGGTCCTCGAAGGACTCGAGGCGGTACGCAAACGCCCGGGCATGTACATCGGATCGACGGGCCCCACGGGTCTGCATCACATGGTGTACGAGGTCGTCGACAACTCGGTAGACGAGGCAATGGCCGGGCACTGCACCACCATCGAGGTCACGATCCTGCCCGACGGCAGATGCCGTGTTGTCGATGACGGGCGCGGCATACCGGTTGGCCCACACCCCAAGTACCCAGACAAGTCCGCGGCCGAGGTCGTTTTGACCGTGCTTCACGCCGGCGGCAAGTTCGGTGGTGGGGGGTACAAGGTCTCTGGCGGCCTGCACGGTGTTGGCGTTTCGGTGGTCAATGCACTGTCGAGTTCTGTAGTGCTCGAGGTCGATCGCGACGGCAAGAGGCATCGCCAGGAGTTCCGCGACGGAGGCGACCCCGTTGGGCCCATGGAGGTTGTGGGCGAAGCCCCGGGTGGGCGAACCGGCACCACCGTTACGTTCGCCCCAGACCCGACCATCTTCGAGACCGTCGAGTTTCGTGCCAAGACCCTCACCGATCGTTTCCAGATGATGGCGTTCCTGAATGCCGGTTTGAGGATCGAGTTCCGCGACGAGCGCGAGGGTCAGGAGTCGCAGATCTCGTACCAGTACGAGGGAGGCATTCGCGATTTCGTCCGCCACCTCAACGACTCCAAAGAAGCCCTGTTCGACGCTGTCGGCTGGTACTCGGGTTCAGAAGAAGGCGACGAGGTCGAGATCGCGTTCCAATGGAACACCGGCTACAACCTCGACGGCATCCACAGCTTCGCCAACGGCATCAACACCATCGAGGGTGGCATGCATGAAGAGGGCTTTCGCACAGCCCTGACCGCCACCGTCAACAAGTACGCGCGCGCCAAGAATCTGCTGAAGGAAAAGGACGAAAACCTCCAGGGCGACGACATACGCGAGGGTCTCACGGCCATCGTCAGCGTGCGTCTGCAAGAACCTCAGTTCGAGGGTCAGACCAAGGGCAAGCTCGGCAACACCTCCATGAGGTCGCTGGTTCAAAAGACCACCAACGAAGCTCTCGCCGACTGGCTCGAGGAGCATCCCGCAGAGGCCAAACGAATGGTCGGCAAGGCCACCGACGCTCGCCGAGCGCGCCTGGCGGCCCAGAAGGCCAAGAACACCATCCGCAAGTCCGCCCTGGACGGCGCCGGCCTACCCGGCAAGCTCACAGACTGTTCGTCTCGCGATCCCGAAGAGTCCGAGCTGTACATCGTCGAGGGCGACTCGGCCGGCGGGTCGGCCAAAGAAGCGCGAGATCCGCGCATCATGGCCATCCTTCCCATCCGCGGAAAGATCATCAACGTCGAGCGGGCCCGCATCGACCGGATGTTCAAGAACACCGAGGTCCAGGCACTCATCTCCGCCATCGGTGCCGGTGTCGGCGAGTACTTCGACGCGGACAAGATCCGGTATCACAAGGTCGTTCTGTTGTGCGACGCCGACGTCGACGGCAGCCACATCAGAACCCTGCTGCTCACGTTCTTCTTCCGTCAGATGCGCGAGATGATCGAACGTGGCTACGTCTACATCGCCCAGCCGCCTCTCTACTCGACCAAGGTCGGCAGTGAGACCGTCTACCTCAAAGACGATCCCGCAAAGAACGCCTTCCTGGTCGAGCGCCCCAACCACAAGAACGAGTTCCAGCGCCTGAAGGGCCTGGGCGAGATGAACGCCGACCAACTCTGGGACACCACGATGGACCCCGACACCCGCACCTTCTTGAGGGTCACCATGGAGCAAGCGGCCATCGCCGATGAGGTGTTCAGCACCCTCATGGGCGACGACGTCGAGCGGCGCAAGGAATTCATCCAGACCAACGCACGCGACGTGCGCTTCCTCGACATCTGA
- the gyrA gene encoding DNA gyrase subunit A, translating into MSEENNPPEDTVEETEEEIRISVSDIEIQQEMEQSFLSYAMSVITSRALPDARDGLKPVHRRILWSMYDSGLRPERPHKKSATVVGDVIANYHPHGDGAIYDALVRMAQSFSLGHPLINGQGNFGSPSDPPAAYRYTECKLEQLAMHMVADIDEDTVDFAPNFNSERDEPEVLPSRFPNLLVNGSQGIAVGMATNIPTHNLGEVIDATTHLIDNPDATVADLMEFVHGPDFPTGGLIMGRSGIYHAYTTGRGSVRIRARAEIVEVRNSSQIVVTEIPYQQSVENIETKIAEAVDRKIIDGIRALRNESAKGKTRFVIELKRDAPALVVLNNLYKHTPLQSSFAVNMVALVDGVPRTLNLRSALVAYVNHQIEVVTRRTEYRLRQARDRAHIVEGLLKALDLIDEIIATIRASDDRSSALAALQVEPFEFSERQANHILDMQLGRLTRLGRSQLEEELEKLTTKIAELEAILGDDQLLRTVIKDELQAVKQAHAIARRSEITFDPGDMEDEDLIDDEPLVVTMSDRGYIKTVSIDAFRTQARGGRGVQSARLKDEDVLTHVVATTAHAYLLFFSNKGKVYRLKAHQIPMMDRTARGTAVVNLLQLDPDERVQAIIDTRDYETHKHLLFATRDGVVKKTLLTEYDKSRADGLIAVNLRDGDELVSVVRTTGDDDVFMVASTGQTIRFDENEVRAMGRAAAGVRGMRLRGDDYVVACDVARPDTSLLIISDDGLGKRTPLDRYPRKGRGTMGVIGIRLRNDGARVVGAHMVAEDDEVVLVASGGTLIKTRVGDISVQGRDASGVRVMNVPAGEVVAAVAPTPAPEPDVDEPPAEQPIAEGADQPGVGGADQPGAESADQ; encoded by the coding sequence GTGAGCGAAGAAAACAACCCGCCCGAAGACACGGTCGAGGAGACCGAAGAAGAGATCCGCATCTCGGTGAGCGACATCGAGATCCAGCAGGAGATGGAGCAATCCTTCCTCTCCTATGCGATGTCGGTGATCACATCACGCGCGCTTCCCGATGCGCGCGATGGCCTCAAGCCGGTGCACCGCAGGATCCTGTGGTCGATGTACGACTCGGGGCTGCGGCCCGAGCGGCCTCACAAGAAGAGCGCCACCGTGGTGGGCGACGTGATCGCCAACTATCACCCTCACGGCGATGGTGCCATCTACGACGCCCTGGTTCGAATGGCCCAGTCGTTCAGCCTGGGTCATCCGCTGATCAACGGCCAGGGCAACTTCGGCAGCCCCAGCGATCCACCTGCCGCATACCGCTACACCGAGTGCAAGCTCGAACAACTGGCCATGCACATGGTCGCCGACATCGACGAGGACACCGTCGACTTTGCGCCCAACTTCAACTCCGAACGCGACGAGCCCGAAGTTCTTCCGTCGCGTTTTCCGAACCTGCTGGTCAACGGCAGTCAGGGAATCGCGGTGGGCATGGCCACCAACATTCCCACCCACAACCTCGGCGAGGTCATCGACGCCACCACACACCTCATCGACAACCCCGATGCCACCGTTGCCGATCTGATGGAGTTCGTCCACGGGCCCGACTTCCCCACCGGCGGTCTGATCATGGGCCGCTCGGGCATCTACCACGCCTACACGACCGGCCGGGGTTCGGTTCGGATTCGCGCCAGGGCCGAAATTGTCGAGGTGCGCAACTCGTCGCAGATCGTTGTGACCGAGATTCCCTACCAGCAGTCGGTCGAGAACATCGAGACCAAGATCGCCGAGGCGGTCGACCGCAAGATCATCGACGGCATTCGGGCGCTTCGAAACGAATCAGCCAAGGGCAAGACACGTTTCGTGATCGAGCTGAAGCGCGATGCCCCGGCCCTGGTGGTTCTCAACAACCTCTACAAGCACACGCCACTGCAGAGCAGCTTCGCCGTCAACATGGTGGCCCTCGTCGATGGTGTCCCCCGAACCCTGAACCTGCGATCGGCGTTGGTCGCTTATGTGAACCACCAGATCGAGGTGGTTACACGCCGCACCGAGTACCGGCTCAGGCAGGCCAGGGATCGTGCCCACATTGTCGAAGGCCTCTTGAAGGCGCTCGACCTGATCGACGAGATCATCGCCACAATCCGCGCCAGCGACGATCGTTCGTCAGCCCTAGCGGCGCTGCAGGTGGAGCCCTTCGAGTTCAGCGAACGTCAGGCCAACCACATCCTCGACATGCAGTTGGGGCGTCTGACCAGGCTCGGTCGGTCGCAGCTCGAGGAAGAGCTCGAGAAGCTCACCACCAAGATCGCCGAACTGGAGGCGATCTTGGGTGACGACCAGCTGCTGCGGACCGTCATCAAGGACGAACTCCAGGCGGTCAAGCAGGCTCACGCCATCGCTCGCCGTTCGGAGATCACGTTCGACCCGGGCGACATGGAGGACGAGGATCTCATCGACGACGAGCCTTTGGTCGTGACGATGTCAGACCGCGGCTACATCAAAACGGTCTCGATCGATGCCTTCCGCACCCAGGCCCGGGGGGGACGTGGTGTCCAAAGCGCAAGGCTGAAGGACGAAGATGTCTTGACCCACGTGGTCGCCACCACCGCCCACGCCTACTTGTTGTTCTTCTCGAACAAGGGCAAGGTCTATCGCCTCAAGGCCCATCAGATCCCGATGATGGACCGCACCGCTCGTGGCACTGCTGTGGTGAACCTGCTGCAACTGGACCCCGACGAGCGTGTTCAAGCCATCATCGACACCCGCGATTACGAAACCCACAAGCACCTGTTGTTTGCCACCCGGGACGGTGTCGTCAAGAAGACACTCCTCACCGAGTACGACAAGTCGCGTGCCGATGGCCTGATAGCGGTGAATCTGCGCGACGGAGACGAGTTGGTCAGCGTGGTGCGCACCACAGGCGACGATGATGTCTTCATGGTCGCGAGCACGGGCCAGACCATCCGCTTCGACGAGAACGAGGTCAGGGCCATGGGTCGGGCCGCCGCAGGTGTTCGAGGAATGCGATTGCGTGGCGACGACTACGTCGTGGCCTGCGACGTCGCTCGCCCCGATACATCGTTGTTGATCATCAGCGACGACGGCTTGGGCAAGCGGACACCTCTCGATCGCTACCCCCGCAAGGGACGCGGCACCATGGGCGTCATCGGTATCCGCCTTCGCAATGACGGCGCGCGCGTGGTTGGTGCGCACATGGTGGCCGAGGACGACGAGGTGGTTCTCGTCGCATCCGGCGGCACATTGATCAAGACCCGCGTCGGCGACATCTCGGTTCAAGGTCGAGACGCCTCTGGTGTCAGGGTCATGAACGTGCCAGCTGGTGAAGTGGTCGCAGCGGTGGCCCCAACCCCGGCTCCCGAACCAGATGTCGACGAACCGCCTGCAGAGCAGCCCATCGCCGAGGGTGCCGATCAGCCCGGCGTCGGGGGTGCCGATCAGCCCGGCGCTGAAAGCGCCGATCAGTAG
- a CDS encoding M15 family metallopeptidase, with the protein MYTRPETGSAPLTIMIVLGAASIVLAAMATLGRQALDAAQARTAADAAALAAALDGQSGASALARTNAATLGSLAVGGTDHTASVVVQGQVARATARRVSYGDGARSGLSPAMLAALSRAEELIGSPVPIVSGYRSPADQQRLWDNRDTNPYPVARPGTSRHELGLAIDVPLSFVPTLAAVASASGLCHPLPVDDPVHFIVCPNPR; encoded by the coding sequence ATGTACACGCGGCCCGAAACGGGCTCGGCGCCTTTGACGATCATGATCGTGCTGGGTGCGGCCTCGATTGTGTTGGCGGCAATGGCCACTTTGGGCCGGCAAGCGCTCGACGCTGCCCAGGCGCGCACTGCGGCCGACGCTGCCGCTTTGGCGGCTGCGCTCGATGGGCAATCTGGCGCTTCCGCCTTGGCCCGCACCAACGCTGCGACGCTTGGGTCGTTGGCGGTGGGCGGCACAGATCACACGGCTTCTGTGGTGGTTCAGGGACAGGTTGCAAGGGCCACGGCCAGGCGCGTGTCCTATGGAGATGGTGCGCGTTCGGGGTTGTCCCCAGCGATGCTGGCCGCTCTGTCCCGGGCCGAGGAGCTGATCGGCTCGCCGGTTCCGATCGTGTCGGGCTATCGAAGCCCGGCCGACCAGCAGCGGCTTTGGGACAACCGCGACACCAATCCCTACCCGGTCGCGCGGCCAGGTACCAGTCGCCACGAGCTTGGCCTGGCCATCGATGTGCCGTTGTCGTTTGTACCCACTCTTGCTGCGGTCGCGAGCGCCTCGGGCTTGTGCCACCCACTCCCAGTGGATGATCCCGTACACTTCATCGTGTGCCCGAATCCCCGGTGA
- a CDS encoding DUF3566 domain-containing protein encodes MNTDSAHTATQAAHGGASNSPGGDDAKFAAAIGLSTPDGDGGSKWSLRRKPRPDTTGRPLVTAETADAAAAAIGSGAAFDAGVSATAATQVGASSARVDEATGPIPTITPQHTGPTPAQAPARSPQVAAPTQRPIVGVSPAPTNESSPLAWWRRRRMRVRRVRRTIRHIDPWSVFKVSLILFACVYVAAMAAGVLLWNAAVDSGIIERFQSFVEDVGVFETFVIEGDTLFRAASIIGVVMVAAGAALSVVLTILFNLISDLTGGVRVTILEEDLGRPARR; translated from the coding sequence GTGAACACAGATAGCGCCCACACCGCCACTCAGGCGGCTCACGGTGGCGCCTCTAACTCCCCCGGTGGCGACGACGCGAAGTTCGCCGCGGCCATCGGATTATCGACGCCCGACGGTGATGGCGGCTCGAAGTGGTCGCTGCGCCGAAAGCCTCGGCCCGACACCACCGGACGTCCGCTGGTCACTGCCGAAACCGCTGACGCCGCGGCCGCGGCGATCGGCAGCGGAGCGGCTTTTGACGCCGGTGTTTCTGCCACCGCTGCCACCCAGGTCGGCGCCAGCTCGGCGCGCGTCGACGAGGCCACCGGTCCGATACCGACGATCACTCCTCAACACACGGGCCCCACTCCCGCACAAGCGCCGGCTCGTTCACCCCAGGTTGCCGCTCCGACCCAACGGCCCATCGTGGGTGTCAGCCCGGCGCCTACCAACGAATCGAGTCCCTTGGCCTGGTGGCGGCGCCGTCGGATGCGGGTGCGTCGGGTCCGGCGAACCATTCGTCACATCGATCCCTGGTCGGTGTTCAAGGTCTCGCTGATCTTGTTTGCGTGCGTCTATGTGGCGGCGATGGCCGCCGGCGTATTGCTTTGGAACGCCGCGGTCGACTCGGGCATCATCGAACGGTTCCAGTCCTTCGTCGAGGACGTGGGCGTGTTCGAGACCTTCGTCATCGAGGGCGACACACTGTTTCGTGCTGCATCCATAATCGGTGTCGTCATGGTGGCCGCCGGCGCTGCGCTCAGCGTGGTCCTGACGATCCTGTTCAACCTCATAAGCGACCTCACCGGCGGAGTGCGGGTGACGATTCTCGAGGAAGATCTGGGGCGTCCCGCTCGTCGTTGA
- a CDS encoding NAD(P)-binding domain-containing protein, translating into MQVAIIGVGNVGTRIARQLSSNDAIDQILISDTRAGRASEVADAIGEPVTPGSPDDADLVVIASAPGDHLQVARRALDFGADVVSVCDSVGDARGLRGLDAEARELGRHVVVGAGMAPGFSDLLAKYAASGFDHVDEIHVAKAGTGGPACARQHHKALSGDAVDWRDGVFVDRRGRSGRELVFFPEPIGGRDCYRAALPDALLIAPEFSGVSRVTGRMSATRRDRLTALLPMMRRPHPDGGPGAIRVELRGRRDDQYAVEVLGAVDHPSVAAAIVAAVAVDHVVAGTWGRPGARGLASVDEPKVWLDELYRRGVRAATFSGLA; encoded by the coding sequence GTGCAGGTAGCCATCATCGGCGTCGGCAACGTCGGCACCCGCATCGCCCGGCAGTTGTCGTCCAACGACGCCATCGACCAGATCTTGATCTCAGATACCCGAGCAGGCCGCGCCTCCGAGGTGGCTGACGCGATCGGCGAGCCGGTAACGCCAGGCTCGCCCGATGATGCCGACCTCGTAGTGATCGCATCGGCTCCCGGAGACCATCTTCAGGTGGCCAGGCGGGCCCTCGACTTCGGGGCCGACGTGGTGTCGGTTTGTGATTCGGTTGGCGACGCCCGAGGTTTGCGGGGACTAGACGCCGAGGCGCGCGAACTGGGCCGCCACGTGGTGGTCGGGGCCGGAATGGCTCCTGGCTTCTCGGACCTGCTTGCCAAGTATGCGGCGTCGGGGTTCGACCATGTCGACGAGATCCACGTCGCCAAGGCCGGAACCGGCGGACCAGCCTGTGCCCGGCAGCATCACAAGGCGCTCAGCGGTGATGCGGTCGACTGGCGCGACGGAGTATTCGTCGACAGGCGGGGCCGCAGCGGCCGCGAGTTGGTGTTCTTCCCCGAGCCGATCGGCGGGCGCGACTGCTATCGGGCCGCCCTGCCCGATGCTCTGTTGATCGCACCCGAGTTCTCCGGAGTGTCACGGGTTACCGGGCGTATGTCTGCAACTCGCCGAGATCGCCTGACCGCACTGCTGCCGATGATGCGAAGGCCGCACCCCGATGGTGGCCCTGGCGCCATTCGTGTCGAGCTTCGTGGCCGCAGAGACGACCAGTACGCCGTCGAGGTGTTGGGCGCGGTCGACCATCCTTCTGTTGCTGCTGCAATCGTGGCTGCAGTGGCCGTCGACCATGTCGTCGCAGGCACCTGGGGCCGTCCCGGGGCCCGCGGCTTGGCCTCGGTCGACGAGCCCAAGGTTTGGCTCGACGAGCTGTATCGCCGCGGGGTTCGCGCCGCCACGTTCAGCGGGCTCGCCTGA
- a CDS encoding FliA/WhiG family RNA polymerase sigma factor has translation MGEDKDVVARIEANLQLVKHVVFQVAVHFPRHVEREELARAGALGLVEAAQRYDASRGVPFERFAAQRIRGAILDSVRAADWAPRSVRNLARKLELAEQRMANRLGRLPNADELAEELDMDRERLDRLQDRVHRSVVLALDHYVAPDDDEELTLVDVLADSVTLEPDADVELREMRGYLRDAVKLLPERHRAVIVGYFLEGATSLELARYLGVTESRISQLRSEALIMLREGIEAQYDGTVQSPDEVKGRVARRKAKYATAISEASSWKDRVVDLPSHETLEVDVRS, from the coding sequence ATGGGCGAGGACAAGGATGTCGTGGCCCGGATAGAGGCGAACCTGCAACTTGTGAAGCACGTTGTGTTTCAAGTGGCGGTGCACTTTCCCCGGCATGTAGAACGCGAAGAGCTCGCTCGTGCGGGCGCACTGGGACTGGTCGAGGCGGCTCAACGCTACGACGCGTCCCGGGGTGTGCCCTTCGAGCGGTTTGCAGCTCAGCGAATCAGAGGAGCCATCCTCGATTCGGTGCGTGCAGCCGACTGGGCGCCTCGTTCGGTACGAAATCTGGCCCGAAAGCTGGAACTTGCTGAACAGCGAATGGCCAACAGGTTGGGTCGACTACCCAACGCAGATGAGTTGGCCGAAGAGCTGGACATGGATCGAGAGAGGCTCGATCGGCTACAGGACCGTGTTCATCGGTCTGTTGTTCTGGCGTTGGACCACTATGTCGCTCCGGACGACGACGAAGAGTTGACTCTCGTCGACGTGTTGGCCGACTCGGTGACCCTGGAGCCAGATGCAGATGTCGAGCTGAGAGAGATGCGCGGGTATCTGCGCGATGCGGTGAAGTTGCTGCCAGAGCGTCACAGGGCGGTGATCGTCGGATACTTCCTGGAAGGTGCGACGTCGCTCGAGTTGGCTCGCTATCTGGGCGTGACCGAGAGCCGGATCAGTCAGTTGAGATCCGAGGCCTTGATCATGTTGCGTGAAGGCATCGAGGCCCAGTACGACGGGACGGTGCAGTCACCCGACGAGGTCAAGGGTCGGGTTGCACGCCGAAAGGCCAAATACGCGACTGCGATCAGCGAGGCCAGCAGTTGGAAGGATCGAGTGGTCGATCTTCCGAGCCACGAGACGCTAGAAGTCGACGTCAGAAGCTGA
- a CDS encoding maleylpyruvate isomerase family mycothiol-dependent enzyme has product MTVDYPTIIESETARLVDLAQTAPLDANVATCGSWSLSDLISHTSRVHRMAAAALRGDELVNGSPQTHSFDPASQSLADYVRSGLDELRSAIAQTDPQAQTWTFAGPRPARFWPRRMAAETAVHRWDAENAIGVAAGFDPQHAVDMIDEFFDVYVPRKPPEAFADERGRTLHLHANDADGEWVITRHPDHIDIEKAHAKSTTAVRGGASSLVLFVWNRPIQPDIEIFGDTEQLDDWARAFSF; this is encoded by the coding sequence ATGACCGTCGACTATCCAACGATCATCGAATCCGAGACCGCAAGGCTGGTCGATCTGGCACAGACAGCTCCGCTCGACGCCAACGTTGCGACCTGCGGTAGCTGGTCTCTTTCGGACCTTATCTCGCACACCTCGCGCGTTCATCGCATGGCGGCTGCGGCTCTTCGAGGCGACGAACTAGTCAACGGATCTCCCCAGACCCACAGCTTCGACCCCGCTTCGCAAAGCCTCGCCGACTACGTCCGCTCTGGTCTCGACGAACTTCGCAGCGCAATCGCCCAAACCGACCCCCAAGCCCAGACCTGGACCTTCGCAGGGCCGCGGCCGGCTCGCTTTTGGCCCAGACGCATGGCGGCCGAAACAGCCGTGCACCGCTGGGATGCCGAGAACGCCATCGGTGTGGCCGCCGGCTTCGATCCCCAGCACGCCGTCGACATGATCGACGAGTTCTTCGATGTGTATGTTCCCCGCAAGCCGCCCGAAGCCTTCGCCGACGAGCGCGGTCGCACGCTTCACCTTCACGCCAACGACGCCGACGGCGAATGGGTCATCACGCGTCACCCCGACCACATCGACATCGAGAAGGCACACGCGAAAAGCACCACCGCTGTTCGCGGTGGTGCTTCATCACTGGTTCTATTCGTCTGGAACAGGCCCATTCAGCCCGACATCGAGATATTCGGTGACACCGAACAACTCGACGACTGGGCCAGGGCCTTCAGCTTCTGA